In Quatrionicoccus australiensis, the following are encoded in one genomic region:
- a CDS encoding FecR family protein yields MPHSPQASPAADNSERAQEEAAFWFARLHGENVSREERATFAGWLAGSPENAREFGILEQIWNHSACLAPQAKPRARRLLHGAAGLAAMALLASWLFHTAPGELVATGIGERKHLQLSDGSELDLAPRTRLHFRLDKDQRHIELHEGQIAINVGADPQRPLEVVANGHHIRDIGTRFVVETGAKQTRVSVAEGLVEIRPANGDAATQRLAAGEEVSVTDGKIGPVLAVDRSILLAWTKGQLAFEGQPLNEVIATLNRFRKTPIILDEPNLGGMRISGVFLIDKEETALIALRQIAGLRFLESNGMVHASTDHSR; encoded by the coding sequence ATGCCCCATTCGCCCCAAGCCTCTCCAGCCGCTGACAACAGCGAACGCGCCCAGGAAGAAGCCGCCTTCTGGTTTGCCCGACTGCATGGCGAAAATGTTTCCCGCGAGGAAAGGGCGACCTTTGCCGGCTGGCTGGCAGGCAGCCCGGAAAACGCCCGGGAATTCGGAATTCTTGAGCAAATCTGGAACCACTCGGCCTGCCTTGCACCGCAAGCCAAGCCGCGCGCGCGACGGTTGTTGCATGGTGCCGCCGGACTGGCCGCCATGGCCCTGCTGGCCAGCTGGCTGTTCCATACCGCGCCGGGCGAGCTGGTCGCCACCGGCATCGGCGAGCGGAAGCACCTGCAACTCAGCGATGGCAGCGAACTGGACCTTGCTCCGCGCACCCGCTTGCACTTCCGCCTGGACAAGGATCAGCGCCATATTGAGCTGCATGAGGGGCAGATCGCCATCAACGTTGGCGCTGATCCGCAACGACCGCTGGAAGTTGTGGCCAATGGGCATCACATCCGCGATATCGGCACCCGTTTCGTGGTGGAAACCGGGGCGAAGCAGACCCGCGTCAGCGTCGCCGAGGGCCTGGTGGAAATCCGGCCGGCCAATGGCGATGCAGCGACGCAGCGTCTCGCGGCGGGCGAAGAGGTATCCGTGACTGATGGAAAAATCGGCCCGGTTTTGGCCGTTGACCGCAGCATTTTGCTGGCGTGGACCAAAGGCCAACTCGCATTTGAAGGCCAGCCGTTAAACGAGGTGATCGCCACCCTCAACCGCTTCCGCAAGACGCCGATCATCCTGGACGAGCCAAATCTCGGCGGCATGCGCATCAGCGGCGTTTTTCTGATCGACAAGGAAGAAACCGCGCTGATCGCCTTGAGACAAATCGCCGGTCTGCGCTTTCTGGAAAGCAACGGGATGGTGCACGCCAGCACCGATCATTCCCGCTGA
- a CDS encoding TonB-dependent receptor domain-containing protein — MLQKQTPARSENVRKYLAVAVWLACQAGAVLAGPNVSVEIAQQELASALRQLANQSGVQIVHAADLVGSKKVKAIRGEMSVEEALGRLLQGSGLEFRRDGDSYVIVAAPHAEQSLSEIVVTATRTERRIDEVPASVSVITSKDIGRQHLLKVEDALRNMEGVDFNESSAIGGNGGPSIRGVGGSFAGATSVVLVDGMPTDSSISSVVGRGGFNFLVAQDVERIELVRGPASALYGPNVIGGVVNVIPKRWSGPAGAEVEAALGSHDARSFGAAAGMANEVVDFRLSVFDFRTDGYVAQRELDPDGSKDLKSRAWTDKKWNLNGGIRPSDDQEITFGFQQFRTDTDMFGGRPNFRVKNEGDAYSLGYRKDFANQNSVKLTYRHAELLQFMPWDDQAWNYNMGSYILAATWYRKSRTDTVEAQTELHPVAGNTLIVGASYQTAWYQVGWDDFLNGGSSRTDSQETTTGLFAQDEHRFDDLTLTVGGRYDWIKMHGDKSNGATTYPDSSDGVFNPRLGLRYHLSPASSVYLSAGTAYVPALNWMKSSGGNPMWLDNTGLKPETSTTYEIGANHQLPWGKLRAALYHTDYQDKISTIPVGPAWQYVNIGKTTVNGFELGFDGSLPGGWKPYANYSYTDSVIRKNPNDTTLEGKHTQRIAPHKLNLGLVYAPSSQWEARIGGRYVSSIYFTDANTSDHRASDYFVADAKVSMKLPVPGSEVFVAVNNLFDSKYVVWEYEHADRRNFWAGVSAKF; from the coding sequence ATGCTGCAGAAACAAACGCCGGCCCGTTCGGAGAACGTCCGCAAATACCTTGCCGTCGCTGTATGGCTGGCCTGCCAGGCCGGTGCTGTGCTGGCCGGACCGAACGTCAGTGTTGAAATTGCCCAGCAGGAGCTAGCTTCTGCGTTGCGCCAACTGGCCAACCAGAGCGGGGTGCAGATCGTTCATGCGGCCGATCTCGTCGGCAGCAAGAAGGTCAAGGCCATTCGGGGTGAAATGAGTGTTGAAGAGGCACTTGGTCGTTTGTTGCAAGGCAGCGGCCTGGAATTCCGTCGCGATGGCGACAGCTACGTGATTGTCGCGGCTCCACATGCCGAGCAGAGCCTGAGCGAAATCGTGGTCACGGCGACGCGGACGGAGCGGCGGATTGATGAGGTGCCGGCGAGTGTCAGTGTGATTACCAGCAAGGACATCGGGCGCCAGCACCTGCTCAAGGTGGAGGACGCCCTGCGCAATATGGAAGGGGTGGACTTCAATGAAAGTTCGGCCATAGGGGGCAACGGTGGTCCTTCCATACGTGGGGTTGGCGGTTCATTCGCTGGCGCGACATCGGTGGTTCTGGTCGATGGCATGCCGACCGACTCGTCCATATCGAGCGTGGTTGGCCGTGGTGGCTTCAATTTTCTTGTTGCACAGGATGTCGAGCGGATCGAACTCGTGCGTGGTCCGGCGTCTGCACTTTATGGGCCAAACGTGATCGGCGGCGTGGTCAACGTTATTCCGAAACGCTGGAGCGGTCCGGCCGGGGCTGAGGTAGAAGCGGCTTTGGGTTCGCATGATGCGCGGTCATTTGGGGCGGCAGCCGGGATGGCGAACGAAGTAGTCGACTTTCGGTTGTCCGTGTTCGATTTCCGTACAGATGGCTATGTCGCGCAACGGGAACTTGATCCGGATGGAAGCAAAGATCTGAAATCGAGGGCATGGACGGATAAAAAATGGAACCTCAATGGTGGTATTCGCCCGTCAGACGATCAGGAAATCACCTTTGGCTTCCAGCAATTCAGAACTGATACGGACATGTTCGGTGGGCGTCCCAATTTTCGCGTCAAGAACGAAGGTGATGCTTATTCACTTGGGTACCGCAAGGATTTTGCCAATCAAAACTCGGTCAAATTGACATATCGCCATGCGGAATTGCTGCAATTCATGCCGTGGGATGACCAAGCGTGGAATTACAACATGGGCAGTTATATTCTCGCTGCCACCTGGTATCGCAAGAGCCGGACGGATACCGTCGAAGCGCAGACGGAACTGCATCCAGTTGCTGGCAACACCTTGATTGTTGGAGCGTCCTATCAAACAGCCTGGTATCAAGTCGGTTGGGATGATTTCCTGAATGGAGGTAGCTCCCGTACAGATTCTCAGGAAACGACAACTGGCCTGTTTGCCCAGGATGAGCATCGTTTTGATGATCTGACGCTGACCGTTGGGGGGCGCTACGACTGGATCAAGATGCATGGTGACAAGAGCAACGGTGCGACGACCTATCCCGATTCATCGGACGGCGTCTTCAATCCACGGCTGGGTCTGCGCTACCACCTGTCGCCGGCGAGTTCGGTTTATCTGTCTGCCGGAACGGCCTATGTGCCGGCACTGAACTGGATGAAATCGTCTGGCGGTAATCCAATGTGGCTCGACAATACCGGTTTGAAGCCGGAGACCTCAACGACCTACGAGATCGGGGCCAATCACCAGCTACCCTGGGGCAAGTTACGCGCAGCCCTGTACCACACCGACTATCAGGACAAGATTTCCACCATCCCGGTCGGCCCGGCCTGGCAGTACGTGAATATCGGCAAGACGACGGTAAACGGCTTTGAACTGGGCTTTGACGGCAGCCTGCCCGGCGGCTGGAAACCCTATGCCAATTACAGCTACACCGACTCGGTGATTCGCAAGAATCCCAATGACACGACGCTGGAGGGCAAGCACACCCAGCGCATCGCACCCCACAAGTTGAATCTGGGTCTGGTTTACGCGCCATCCAGTCAATGGGAGGCGCGCATCGGCGGCCGCTATGTCAGTTCCATCTATTTCACCGATGCCAATACCTCCGACCATCGTGCCTCCGACTATTTCGTCGCCGACGCCAAGGTTTCCATGAAGCTGCCGGTACCCGGTAGCGAGGTGTTTGTCGCGGTCAACAACCTGTTCGACAGCAAATACGTCGTCTGGGAATACGAACACGCAGATCGCCGCAATTTCTGGGCTGGGGTGAGTGCGAAGTTCTAG
- a CDS encoding HD domain-containing protein: MTRTICVARVEETSLWKALSNRNTEAAKHLGPNVVAVCNEAADRMKAMAGYAPQYTLHDERHLLRTTELMSLLLGDEVKKLNEVELALLILSAFFHDQGMLPSDSDLSLLRKSDEFKLFQDNWRVDHPNYAETSRQLADPTVSTERKERLGAQIGELDTAMLTDFLRRGHGRRSSEHILSRHHSDKRIEVQGVNLSPLIARLCEGHALPADDINPSQGFRYDEQVGTYCVNMPFLAAVLRLADILDFDRERTPEVLFKSIHFTSPVSLFEWEKHRAVEGWTISEELIRFSVKCKHPAYQAAALAYMGWIDQELEAAHSICRRQPRDISGYHLRLPTHVDRSRIEPDGDSYRYHDLEFSLSRDEIIRLLMTDELYGGEHLCIRELLQNSLDALRYRQALFAESDTQWSKGKVEFCHFVDDDGYEVVECRDNGVGMDEGIIRRFLVKVGRSYYRSPDFERERTRLRASGNDFDPCSRFGIGFMSCFMLGDRITIETRKDYGHGRQWGEPLVVEIQGLSGLLVVRKGSDQQPIGTTVRIVSRKKPSFLDNWSDKVKLTTVLRGYALATEFPVIGKCEVPEIKDTVTIPVTIDKTPTVLESANIKAAVTFDQDLSEVSKSLRGFVRDSVLVDDHGLPSVDNCEAEWIANTAGPGKKWILRSRTGTTSFERNIHGYVSVCVDGILVGGDPGRHSDGDTLRYRLGSCNSGIYCESPALIDTRGDLKPEITPSRTPPKDNFSRQLPGWSRLNSFFNIGVGMLWKQLANYHSKGLLPQAFWQLTVIYSIPVEWIPPSTLWETLSVSLVDNNNGVVWRKVRELGELLMCADGEETFALRDKQGASVAPSQFLKDWEVKGEDHPSLSWRMRSSVLLMSALDIRDDQVVVNPTVQPDRGIPLGMYTRRGAVGVAGFFLAYAGSATNAIAVETPYPTANRNHPLVALAHQSINANEPTDLQRFAQGFVACISETVSSKINTPSIETVGYWQKRVGHLYFAVQWDQCEQSLKPPYQLWTKAKGWFSFSEVDFTRWKDAELTS; this comes from the coding sequence ATGACAAGGACAATCTGTGTTGCGCGGGTGGAAGAAACGAGTCTCTGGAAGGCGCTATCGAATCGAAATACAGAAGCCGCAAAGCACTTGGGTCCTAATGTTGTCGCGGTATGCAACGAGGCTGCTGATCGGATGAAGGCAATGGCCGGATACGCACCGCAGTACACGCTTCATGATGAACGCCACCTACTTAGAACCACCGAACTGATGAGCTTGCTGCTAGGTGACGAAGTAAAGAAACTCAATGAGGTTGAACTGGCTCTTCTGATTCTTTCGGCGTTTTTTCACGACCAAGGAATGCTGCCCTCTGATAGTGATTTGTCGTTGCTTAGGAAGTCCGATGAGTTCAAGCTTTTTCAGGATAACTGGCGCGTAGATCATCCAAACTACGCAGAAACATCGAGGCAACTAGCCGACCCCACAGTTTCCACCGAACGAAAGGAGCGGTTGGGCGCGCAGATTGGCGAACTCGATACTGCGATGCTTACCGATTTCCTGCGCCGAGGACACGGACGAAGGTCATCCGAGCATATCCTATCCCGTCATCATAGTGACAAGCGCATTGAGGTACAAGGTGTAAACCTTTCGCCGTTGATTGCGCGATTATGCGAAGGGCACGCGCTACCTGCCGACGATATAAATCCAAGTCAGGGTTTTAGATACGACGAGCAAGTCGGAACCTATTGCGTCAACATGCCTTTTCTCGCGGCGGTTCTGAGGCTCGCCGACATTCTCGACTTCGACCGTGAACGCACACCCGAGGTGCTTTTCAAGAGCATCCACTTCACGTCTCCCGTAAGCTTGTTCGAATGGGAAAAACACCGTGCCGTCGAGGGGTGGACAATTTCCGAGGAACTGATCCGGTTCTCAGTGAAATGCAAGCACCCGGCGTATCAAGCAGCCGCACTCGCTTACATGGGTTGGATCGATCAGGAGCTTGAAGCTGCGCATTCGATTTGCCGCCGACAACCACGGGACATTAGCGGTTATCACCTACGACTTCCGACCCATGTCGATCGATCTCGAATCGAACCCGATGGTGACTCCTACCGATATCACGACCTCGAATTCTCCCTTTCCAGAGACGAAATTATTCGTCTGCTGATGACCGACGAACTCTACGGCGGAGAACACCTGTGCATCCGAGAACTGTTGCAAAATTCGCTCGACGCACTGAGGTATCGCCAAGCGCTCTTTGCGGAATCAGACACACAGTGGAGCAAAGGCAAAGTTGAGTTTTGCCATTTTGTTGATGACGATGGCTACGAGGTTGTCGAGTGTCGAGACAACGGCGTGGGGATGGACGAAGGCATCATCCGCCGGTTCCTTGTGAAAGTTGGCAGAAGCTACTACCGGTCTCCGGACTTCGAACGCGAGCGAACGAGATTGAGAGCATCCGGTAATGACTTCGACCCCTGCTCCCGATTCGGCATTGGCTTCATGTCCTGCTTTATGTTGGGTGACAGGATAACTATTGAAACGCGCAAGGACTACGGACACGGGCGACAGTGGGGAGAGCCGCTTGTCGTCGAAATCCAGGGCTTGAGCGGCCTGCTCGTAGTTAGAAAGGGAAGTGACCAACAGCCTATCGGCACGACCGTAAGGATCGTGTCGCGCAAGAAGCCGTCGTTTCTCGACAATTGGTCGGACAAGGTCAAACTCACAACCGTGCTCAGAGGCTATGCCCTGGCAACCGAATTCCCGGTTATCGGGAAATGTGAAGTTCCCGAAATTAAAGACACAGTGACAATCCCCGTCACGATCGACAAAACGCCAACGGTGCTCGAATCAGCCAATATCAAAGCTGCGGTGACTTTCGATCAAGACCTTTCTGAAGTATCAAAATCTTTACGGGGATTCGTCCGGGATTCTGTCTTGGTCGACGATCATGGATTACCTTCAGTCGACAATTGTGAGGCAGAGTGGATAGCGAATACTGCGGGCCCAGGAAAAAAGTGGATATTACGTTCTCGTACCGGAACAACTTCGTTTGAACGCAATATCCATGGTTACGTTTCCGTTTGTGTCGACGGGATATTGGTCGGAGGCGACCCGGGGCGGCATTCTGACGGGGATACACTCCGATATCGGCTGGGATCGTGTAACTCGGGTATCTATTGCGAATCGCCCGCATTAATCGATACAAGAGGTGACCTTAAACCTGAAATCACGCCCAGCCGGACTCCTCCAAAGGACAACTTTTCGAGGCAACTCCCGGGCTGGAGTCGACTAAATAGTTTCTTCAATATTGGTGTAGGGATGCTATGGAAACAACTGGCCAACTACCATTCCAAAGGGCTTTTGCCACAAGCTTTTTGGCAGCTGACAGTCATCTACAGCATTCCTGTTGAATGGATTCCACCATCAACGTTATGGGAAACGCTTTCCGTGTCCTTGGTCGATAATAATAATGGGGTTGTATGGCGCAAAGTTCGTGAACTCGGCGAACTCTTGATGTGTGCGGACGGAGAGGAAACCTTTGCCCTGCGAGACAAACAGGGTGCTAGCGTCGCTCCTTCACAATTTCTGAAAGATTGGGAAGTAAAAGGCGAGGATCATCCGTCGCTGTCTTGGCGAATGAGATCAAGCGTTCTGCTTATGAGTGCTTTGGATATTAGGGACGATCAAGTAGTTGTTAATCCGACAGTCCAACCCGACCGGGGCATACCGTTAGGAATGTACACTCGGCGCGGGGCAGTCGGTGTGGCTGGTTTTTTCCTCGCCTACGCAGGCTCTGCCACAAATGCCATTGCAGTCGAGACACCTTACCCGACCGCCAATAGGAACCATCCTCTTGTTGCGCTGGCGCATCAAAGTATTAATGCAAATGAGCCGACCGACCTGCAACGGTTCGCGCAGGGGTTCGTTGCATGTATTTCGGAAACGGTCAGTAGCAAAATAAATACCCCTTCTATAGAGACAGTGGGCTATTGGCAAAAACGTGTTGGGCATCTTTACTTCGCGGTTCAGTGGGACCAATGCGAACAGAGCCTCAAGCCGCCTTACCAGCTCTGGACAAAAGCTAAAGGGTGGTTCTCATTTAGTGAAGTCGACTTCACGCGATGGAAAGACGCGGAACTTACCAGCTAG
- a CDS encoding transposase → MLLKVILCAYAQGVVSSRGIERLCREHVTFIALSGDSVPHFTTLRASRNLEALLAVVA, encoded by the coding sequence ATGCTGCTCAAGGTCATTCTCTGCGCCTACGCTCAGGGTGTGGTGAGCAGCCGGGGCATTGAGCGGCTGTGCCGCGAACACGTCACTTTCATCGCTCTCAGCGGCGACTCCGTGCCGCACTTTACGACGCTGAGGGCATCACGGAACCTAGAGGCGCTTCTCGCCGTAGTGGCCTAG
- a CDS encoding RNA polymerase sigma factor has product MSFTLALKSPGELDLAQLYREHFDHLRDYLARRLDCRDAGRDAAQEIFLRLLLKPPVETIQNPRAFLLRSGRNLLIDLARLAKTRPLLLPIDDFQDSLPDPVADPARIASARQQLQALAEGIETLPPKCRQVFFLHRFDALTQNEIAAQMGISAKMVEKQLANAMLQLRRLWSKHSAGV; this is encoded by the coding sequence ATGTCCTTCACCCTTGCCCTGAAGTCCCCTGGCGAACTCGACCTGGCGCAGCTTTACCGCGAGCATTTCGACCATTTGCGGGATTACCTGGCGCGCCGGCTCGATTGCCGCGATGCCGGCCGGGATGCTGCACAGGAGATTTTTCTTCGCTTGCTGCTGAAACCGCCGGTCGAGACCATTCAAAATCCCCGCGCTTTCCTGTTGCGCAGCGGGCGCAATCTGCTCATCGATCTGGCGCGCCTGGCCAAGACCCGGCCGCTGCTGCTGCCGATTGACGATTTTCAGGATTCCCTGCCCGACCCGGTGGCTGACCCGGCGCGCATTGCCTCGGCGCGGCAGCAACTACAGGCCCTGGCAGAAGGCATCGAAACCCTGCCGCCCAAGTGCCGGCAGGTTTTTTTCCTGCATCGCTTCGACGCCCTGACCCAGAACGAAATCGCTGCGCAGATGGGCATTTCGGCCAAAATGGTGGAAAAGCAACTGGCCAACGCCATGCTGCAATTGCGGCGCCTGTGGAGCAAGCATTCGGCTGGCGTTTGA